From a region of the Nonlabens dokdonensis DSW-6 genome:
- a CDS encoding cation:proton antiporter produces MLELAGIIILGILAQWMAWRFKIPAILPLIIIGLLVGPISTLYTEDASKIIEPMWNGSAGLFPGDSLFYFVSLAISIILFEGGLTLKREEILNTGPVIGKLISVAVLITFIGGGLAAHYIFGLSWKISLLFSALIIVTGPTVITPILRNIPLKKDVSSILKWEGILIDPIGALFAVLVFEFISAGAGGEFTLVALEEFGKIVLFGFTFGFSFAHALAFSVKKKLIPHYLLNVFTLAAVLGVFVLSDSFAHESGLLAVVVMGMVLGNINLPNIKELLYFKESLSVLLISILFILLAANINMEDLYLIYRWETAVIFAIIAFIIRPLGVFASSTNSGLKINEKLFISWVGPRGIVAAGIASLFGSKLVSQGVEGAEYITPLVFMIVLGTVLLNATTARMFAKIVGVFLEKSNGIMIIGASKFSRLIAAYLKKHDRSVVLIDSNANNIRTAKELGLEAFTADIYSDGFSDNIEFNNIGYLLALTGNSQINEYAIESFGDRFGENGSFRLVHSSEINNPNKNPTKGLFSATDDYVNMMEVARYHGKIHEIEIKSQDHFEGLIEITKTDDDIIPLFIRKGEKIDIVPSMSLKMEIEEGSILAYLGKEIVEQETGEVTMEKESL; encoded by the coding sequence ATGCTAGAATTAGCAGGAATTATCATTTTAGGAATACTAGCGCAATGGATGGCGTGGAGGTTTAAAATACCAGCCATTCTACCTTTAATTATTATCGGTTTATTAGTAGGTCCTATTTCTACATTATATACAGAAGATGCCTCTAAAATTATCGAGCCTATGTGGAATGGCTCGGCAGGTCTTTTTCCAGGTGACAGCTTGTTTTATTTTGTTTCGTTAGCGATAAGTATCATACTTTTTGAAGGTGGACTTACCTTAAAACGGGAAGAAATACTGAATACGGGACCAGTTATAGGCAAGCTCATATCTGTAGCGGTATTAATTACTTTTATAGGTGGTGGCCTTGCTGCACATTATATTTTTGGATTAAGCTGGAAAATCTCATTACTGTTTTCTGCGTTGATAATTGTTACGGGACCTACGGTAATTACGCCTATTCTTAGAAACATTCCGCTTAAGAAAGACGTAAGTTCTATTTTAAAATGGGAAGGAATTCTCATCGATCCCATAGGAGCTTTATTTGCAGTACTAGTATTTGAATTTATAAGCGCTGGAGCTGGTGGTGAGTTTACTCTAGTAGCTCTTGAAGAGTTTGGTAAGATTGTATTATTTGGTTTTACGTTTGGGTTTTCCTTTGCGCATGCTCTCGCTTTTTCTGTAAAGAAGAAACTAATCCCTCATTATTTACTAAATGTTTTTACGCTAGCAGCCGTTCTCGGTGTCTTTGTGTTGAGTGATAGTTTTGCCCATGAATCTGGTCTTCTTGCTGTTGTTGTAATGGGAATGGTATTGGGTAACATCAACTTACCTAATATCAAGGAGCTTTTATATTTTAAAGAATCATTAAGTGTTCTTCTTATCTCGATATTGTTTATTCTTCTAGCTGCAAATATCAATATGGAAGACCTCTACTTAATCTACAGGTGGGAAACAGCAGTCATTTTTGCAATTATTGCTTTTATAATAAGACCTCTGGGAGTTTTTGCAAGCTCTACAAATAGCGGTTTAAAAATCAATGAAAAGCTTTTTATCTCTTGGGTGGGACCTCGTGGTATTGTAGCGGCTGGTATTGCTTCACTTTTTGGGTCTAAGTTAGTTTCTCAAGGAGTTGAAGGCGCAGAGTACATTACACCTCTGGTATTTATGATCGTTCTAGGAACTGTATTGCTCAACGCTACTACAGCGAGAATGTTTGCAAAAATCGTAGGTGTATTTCTTGAGAAGTCTAATGGTATAATGATTATAGGAGCTTCTAAATTCTCTAGACTTATTGCCGCTTATCTTAAAAAGCATGATCGTAGCGTAGTATTGATAGACTCAAACGCTAACAATATACGTACTGCCAAAGAACTAGGTCTGGAAGCTTTTACGGCAGACATTTATTCTGATGGCTTTTCAGATAACATAGAATTTAATAACATAGGTTACTTACTGGCGTTAACTGGCAACTCTCAAATAAATGAGTATGCTATTGAAAGCTTTGGAGATCGTTTTGGAGAAAATGGCTCTTTCAGACTGGTTCATTCCAGCGAGATCAATAATCCTAATAAAAATCCGACTAAAGGTTTATTTTCTGCTACTGACGATTATGTAAATATGATGGAAGTAGCTCGCTATCACGGTAAAATTCATGAAATCGAAATTAAATCACAAGATCACTTTGAAGGACTTATAGAAATAACAAAAACAGATGATGATATCATACCGCTATTTATAAGAAAAGGTGAAAAAATTGATATTGTTCCTTCTATGTCTCTTAAAATGGAGATTGAAGAAGGCAGTATTTTGGCCTACTTAGGTAAAGAAATTGTGGAGCAAGAAACTGGCGAAGTAACAATGGAGAAAGAAAGTTTGTAA